In Setaria italica strain Yugu1 chromosome IX, Setaria_italica_v2.0, whole genome shotgun sequence, the genomic stretch GAGGCTACCACAAGTTTGCTGGAAAAAATCACTAGCAACACAGCAAATTATTGAACTAATCAAATTCTCAAATCAAGTGATAGTTGCGTTAAGACAAAGGAGCTCATGAGAATATAGCTATGATGGTGTATTTCAGTGGCTCAGTAATCAGTACAGTACTACAGGAACAGGAAAAACATTGTTAACTCTCTTTTTACTATTATTAACATTATTAATGTAATTTTACTATTATTTGAGACTTCGTTGGGTTTTCATCTTTATTTTAGCCTACAAATGGATGGTTATTGTTACACAATTACCCTAACATATACTTCTCAAACAACTACCAAATGCGTAAAGCTGCCATGTTCACATGGCAATAAATACACGATACATAAAAACACGGACACTGGTCTTTAAATACTGTAGCAGTCAAAAATACATAAGTGAGGACGCCAGGTTGATAATGCATGTCATTAATAAAATACATAACTTGCAAGATCATACCTCTAGCATAAGGATGACGATCTATTGGATGGATATCATATTCTGCAGTTCTGTGAGAGCATAAAATAGAACTGAAATTAGGTACGAGCTAAGCCAGATCTCAACAGTACCACATAAGTGTTATAGACGGTCATGGCCTTCATTAGGGCGAAGCCAGAAAATTTCCATAAGGGGGGCAGATAGTAATAACTAAGTTAATTAGGGGAGCCAAAATTTAACTTTCTTTGTTTTATATGGTAAAATTTTGTGTATACATATGAGGGCATCTACCCAAGAATTGGGGCCCTTGTAGTTCACTCGCGATAACAGTAACCTCAGGTGCTATAGCAACAGGCTCAGTCTCACAATGAAGCCATGTTGGTTTGTTCGTTGCTACCAGAATTATGGTTCGCAAGATTTGCGGTACAGGTTTGTGAATAGTGGTTcaccattttttattttaagtATGAACCGCTAGGGGTATACCTCTTTGGTTCATTAATTGGAAAGGGCTCACAAATCAATGATTGGGTTCATGATTAGGAATAATATTACAAAAAGGTGACCAGACTAGTTAACAGGCCCAGCCAACAATTAATCATGCATCCCTAGCATCACAACCTCCCACACAAGCTGGCATTTATTGCCACATTAAGCTCGTAGTCCTAATCCTCTCTACAGTCCAACTCTGCACCCAaacctgcagcagcagccgctcGTCTCTTTCCTCGctctctttttcttccacaAGCGCAGCTTTGCCGCCACCATGAAGCCCTCACTGCTGACCATCATCTCTCCCCAATGACTAGTAAAATGGATAGCCTGCATCAGCTTCATCTCCTTGCGACAGCAGACTGCGCTGCAATGGCATGCTCCTCACCGACGCTGGCCACACCTTCCCTCCATCTTCCCATCCCCAACTCTTGCATCCATGGCAGGGTCCCCAACAGTGACTCTTATGTCTCAGCCTCGATACTGCTTCCATCTCTGATCTCCTCAGGCCTTCACTCTTCGTCGAATTGGGTTCGACTAGGCGGCTAGGCCCCACGTACCACTCGCCGTTTCAGAGCAATTCAGTTCACAAGCTAATTGAATGGCGGTTCGCAGGCTCCCTACGCAGTTCTGATTGTTACGAATAATAGAGGCTGAATGGATAATTGTATTGAGGCCCAATAGGGACTATATAGAGAGTACATGAGAGACACATGAGGGGAACCCTAGACTAGGATATTACAATATCACCCTTGACTATTATACCAACACCCCCTCTCAAACGCAACGTGAATGCAATGGTGTTGCATTTGGAGAGTTGACACTAAGAACTAGacttaaaagaaaataaaactaaTACATCCGAAGTCCGAAATAGAAGATGTCATTAAAGCGTGCAAATGTTGATGTAGAAATCCATCTCCATAGGATAGTGCTGACTTCACAACTTGTCCTTTGGCGCTTCACACTCAATTTAGAGATGATGAACTCATGAAGAGATGTGTCAAATCAAGACGAATAGAGGATAAGATAGAGAAAACCATCCTGGGGGTATGAGGGCAGGTCTTAACTCCCTTATCATCCTCAGGGGATGGACCATTTGGAGGCACTGTAATGATTGTGTATTCAATGGTGCTTCTCCTAGCGTTGCTACTGCACTGATTTTGGCAAGGGATGAAGCCCAGCTGTGGAGCATGGCAGGAGCTAAGGGCCTCTCTCAGCTCACTGCCAGGGGAGTGGATTAATCCATGGTTCTTTTCTGATCAGGCCTTTCTTTGCCCTTTCAGGCAATCAGATTTTTTGGTCGGTGAGAGTGTTGGTTTGTGTGTGGGTGTGTTGGTGTGTGTTCTGTGGGTCTTCTGTGAGTCTATGTACGACTCTTCTTGTactattaatacaatgatacgcagttctcctgcgtgttcgagaaaaaaagatagaaaaaacCACAGCTGCAAGATAGCAGGCTGTGATACTATTGTGATGAAGACTAAGAAGGCCATTTGGTCAAGATGTGCTTACAAATGCAAATATGTGTAGCAAGGTGGCCATGACACATGTCAAGTCGCAAGAAGGCTACGAAAGGACCAAAATGGCAAAGATGCATCAACCACGACGAAGATGATGATGGGGCAGCCACACATCATCGCAAACCCAAAAGAGAATGAAAGTGGTTTGAGAACTAAGATGTAGGCGCGCACGGTTTGATGAACTGAAGGTATGCAATTGGACTTGGATTGACTCAATGAAAACAAGAGATTGACGGATGGACACAGTGGCATATGAAACTGGAAAGAAAGTGGCTCAATATAATAGATACTAGCAGCAGGACAGATGATATATAGCAGCAGCAATGTAGTGCCTCCGAACAGCAAGCAACAACAAAATGTGGTGATGAGAATGCAGCAGAAAACTTAAGTCTGAAGCACCACGCATCAAGGAGAAAGCCCCAAGGAACAAGGATATGAAGAAATTCTCCAACTGAAGTAGCAGCCGCTGAGAAGATGCTTATGGCTGCAGCAGATTGAGGGCCGACAGCTGCTTCTCCACCCGTGCCTGGGAAGCCCCCGCGAGAGGTGCGGAGAGATGGCCAGGATTGCTTGCCCATCTCTTAGTTACTTGGCTAATAAGTAAGCCTCTCCATAAAAGGAGAGGCAAGCAAGGATTAAGAAGGAAAAACCTCCTTGCATCCAGGGCTGTCTTCCCTGGCCAGCCACGATCATTTTCCCCCTCTCAAATCCCCAAAAATCAGGCAAATAAGACTAACAATAAGCAACAAATTGAAAAGGAATGAAACCTTCGCTGATCATATGCATGGTTGCTGTGAACTCGACTTGTAGGAGGGATGAATCCAGCATGAGGTTCCTAAAAGGCTCATACAAGAGTTAacttatataaataaaaaattataagaaaTTCAATGGTGAAAGTAAGAATGTCAAGATATAAAACTTTCAAGTACCAGATCAGAGGCATATGCTTTAGATCTCGAACTTCTATCCACATTACCTGCATATTCAGGTATAAGGTGTTTTGGCGCATCAAATGATGGATCAATGAAATTAAATTATCAAAGAGGACATACTATTGTTATGTGCTTTCTTCAGTGGTCTTTCATTTATATAGATATTTTTATTCCTGCGagatttccttttccttttggaaCTGTTAGATATTTGCTCTGCAGCACCTTGATAGGTTTGCTGGCTCTCATCAGCATTACCTGCACACTCATTATTATAAGAAACAGGTTTCATTCAACAAATAATTGTCCAATGAGTTATGAGAGAGAACATACAATTATTTCGCGCTTTCTTTGATGGTTTTTGGTTTACAGAGGCATTTCTGTTCTTCCCAACATCCCTGTTCCCTTCAGAAGGTTTGGATGTTTGCAGTACTTCTGCAGCGCCTTGTGTGGTTAGCTTTAAATCATAATCATTTGATAATTTACTTGGTGAATTCATCTTCCCAAGGACCTCCTTTGTCCGAGAGGTAAGATTGTTCTTATTGCCTTTTGGCAATTTATGTGGTGAACCTGTATCTATAACAGCCTTCCCTGTGTGGCCTTTTTCCTTCTTAGATGTAGTAGCACCTTCTGAAGCTGCACTACTATTGACCTTCAAACCACTTTTAGGCCGAGCAAGACAAGCAGACAACTAAGTCACAAAGGAATCCATGTCAGAAAGTTATCCAAAACAACTGAAATACTTGAGAAAACAGGATATATAATACCTTGAAGCCTCCATCAACAATCTTTGTATTATTTATTCCTTCCACACAAGCTAATGCACTCTTGCTGGATGAGaattcaacaaaagaaaaggtttcACTTTCCATGTTCTTTGATATCTGGAAAAGGTCAACTTTCAGAATCTTCCCATATTGTTGACAGCATTCTTTAACTTTATCCTCATCCCAAGAAAGAGGGACATATTCCAGGTATACTTTTTTAGCCTACAAAGAATACCAGAAGGTTATGAAGAAATGAAAAATTATTAATGTCTGATAATGTCAGATTAACTTCATTTACAAATTACTGAAAGATTAAGTATATCTGATTTGTTAGCCGGTATTCTGCATACAAAACATACTCCATAACTTGGGTGGGGGTATGCAAAAGGCCTACTGATCTGACATAACCTTTTGGATTACACAGACCAGTATACAAAACTTCTCTTCTTTAGTTAAAGGTCATATAGCTAGGAAATCACAAATCTAAAAATGGTTCAAATCAATTCTTTGTACCCAATAACTAGTTCCCAAAAACATAGTTACCACAGTCTTGCATTGAAGCTCACACCTAAGTACTGGAGCAACAGATCTGGATTGAGCACTGAAGATCACTGAGTATGTTGATTATCCTAACACCTTATAAGCAGAATAGAAACAAAAAGATATTATGCATAGATTATAGAAATAAGATTCTCAGGATATGCCATACTTTAAGAGTTTAAACATGGCAGTGAAGGGCTAATGACAACTCCGTTCAGCAGTGAAGGGCTAATGGCAATTCCGTCCAGCAGTGATAACAGTACGTTTGATCTGGTAACCTTCACCAGCACACAGGAAACGAACAACTGCTTATCAGAGCATTTAGGAAGGTGCACACAATTGGAAGGAAGCAGATTTCAGCAGGAGAAAAAGAGGAGGTGGTGGCAATGGAACTAGGGATCCTGTAAGACATGGAGATAGGAGACATGGGCTGGACAGCCCTGACACATGGCCATTAAACAGAGGGATTTTTCCTTTCTTGAGTACCTTGTAGATTAGAACTTTTCTGCCAATACGACAATGCTGCTACATGCTACAAATATATGTAGGTGAGAGTGTGAGGCCTTTTTTTCTGTCAATGAATAGAAACACAGCACCAGCACATCATGAATGCAAGCATTAGGTTTGTGATACATACGCATTCTATTGTTTCATGACCAACCACAATAAAAACAGAAATGAACTTTCCTGGAGTTGGAAACTTTAATCTAAAAGTAAAAGTCAAACAAATATCCGAGGCCAGGCAGCAGAACAGAAGTCACTACGAATGTAGTGAACCTGAGTCACTGCAGCCTATGTTACAGAACAAGAATGCAGGACTATGGGGAACTGAAGCTCTGATTCTCTAGTTCAGGATGCCAGGCTATACTTCAACATTCTTTTTGGTTCAAAACCAAAATATACAATAGTTCGAGAAAAAAACCAAAAGATACAAGTTTCACAGGAGAAATAGTGCCACATTCTGAAGTTTTCAGTTTTAACCTTTCATGTTCCTGGCTACTGGACAATTTAGCTTCTGCTTCTGCAACTCGTAGGAAGGTCACAGACAAGCTTCACACTTTTTTCCAGTACAAGTTTAAAAGTATCGAGCAAAAAATAAATAGCCAACTACTGATGTTTTGTGTAAACTTGTGCTCAAGTTTGTACCCAATTCATTCTTAGCAAGCAAACAAACCACCTGATATGCTTTACTCCCATAGTCTTATAAAGAAAACAGTGGGAACCAGGACTTTGCATACTGTACAGAAAACAATGCTTTCATAATTGACACAAATAATTAAAATAATTGAGATACCGCACAAAATATGTCGAAATATTTTAAACCAATAACGAGTGCTTACCTCTATAACATTCTCACTTGGTTTTATGGTAGTTTGATAAAAAGATACTTTAGCACTTCTATCAGTGCCAAAAATAGCATCTGGTTTCATTAACCGTCGAAATGCTGCTCTGGCATAGTAATGCGAGGCAAATTTAAGAAAAGCAAACCCTCTGCATCCTCCCTTGTAAGTGGGAAAAGTTATCTTGCATTCTTGAATTCCAATACTTTTTAAGGTAGTCAGAACCTAAAAAGagtttaaaaatatatataaagtaaATGATAACAGTTCTACAGCAAGTGATGATTTGCAGAACTCTGCACTCAAGtgtgaataaaaagaataaagaatacaacaagttaaATAAAAATGAATAATGAAGTATTTAACTGATAAGTGTGAATAAAGAATTAAGCGCTTCCAACTTTCTGAAAATAGAAGTCGGGTgtagaaaaaatattttatattaaaaaagatCAATTTTCAGTGGCACAATGTAAATGAGCCTAGACACATACATTTTATCTTATCAACTTTCAATTTTTCTGGGCTTGACAATAGATGACATTTTTTGTAAGTATGCGATCACACATATTGCATCTAATGAAGTCCTTCTACACTTTTGAATCTCACATTACTTATCATTTTATCAACAATGGCAATAATTATCGATCTAAGTTACCAATATTTGTAGTATGGTAGAATGCATAAAATTTAACCATTTCAACCTTCTCATAGGTGGCTATTTCAGCCTTCCACTGGCTGCATTAAACAAATAAAATTTCAGTTTCTATTTATATGTTTAAACAAGGTAAGTTATTATAAAAAATCAGTAGCAGCTCATGGTGATAGGACTCAGCACCTGATACAGCCTACTTTTGGTAAATTATTCTATATTTAAATAAACTGGAAAATTCAGACTACCATCTACTTATAAATTCTAGCTATATTTTTATCCCTTCAACAAAATTGAACAGTTTAACAAATCTATATTTGGAAAATAATATTCTTGCAAACTGAAGATAACAAAAAGGTTTTCAGGAGATCAGTTAAAGTGTGTAATATCATGCCTGATCTTTGGTCCAGCCCTTGCATATGTTTCCCAGGTAAAGGGTACTATTATCTTGACAGGCAGATACCCTAACCTTTTCTCCTTTTACCTGATGAAAACAACATACAAAACAGTATATGAACATAATGCATTAAGCTTTGACATATATTAAAATAAATGCATAAAATGGCTGAAGGGTTCATTGTCAAATCCAAAACCTCAATTCCCTCCTTGAATTCAACGAGAGCCTTCTTTGCAGCTTCAATGCTCGCATAACAGACAAATGCAATATCTTTGCTCTTTTCGGTTGATGAATTCTTAATTATCCTAACCGATTTGACCTCCCCGCATTGAGAAAACACCATTGCAATGTCTTCCTCAACACAATCTTTAGGCAATCCGTCAACAAATATTTCAAGACCTCCAGCAAGTTCATAGTTCTGCGCATCATCACTTTTGCTTCTACCGCTATCACTGACATTGCTCGATTGATCAACAACTTTATCCTTATTTGTGTTGCCACATTTACCATGTTCCTGTTTGGATACTTCATTCATATCTGCAGTAAATAGAAGGAAAATGTGACTCTTTGACATACTACTGAGACGTTCGACTATTAGTGCAGGACACAGAAATATTCTACAAATGAGGGGAACTGCCAAAGATTTACCAGGTAGAAACATATAGCATTGAGTATAAAGAAAACCTTCAATAAAAGACTactctccatttcaaattgtaagtcgttttggctttcctagattcatagatagtattatgcatctagacatccACTtaatctaggtgcatagcaaaaactaagCACCtagaaagccaaaacgacctacaatttggaacggagggagtactttgcTAAAGAGATCTTAATATTCTTATACATATAAATTACAATATAAAGTTCAGCAGTTGTGACCACCATTGTTTTGGACAAAAGGCTTTGGTTGTTGTTCTGATCATTTATCCTGATACTTAAATATGTGATTCTAACAAAAACGAAAACTAGAATGAACATTAACTTTGAAGGGACATGATTTTAGACAGCTTTGAGACAGCACTCTGTCTCAAAGCCGAACCAACAAAATTTGGTGAAGATAAATCCTTGTGCTGCGATTTAGGTGTCCAAAACACTCAAGAATCCTATACAGTGTAAGAGAAAGTCTTGAGCATTGAGGGAATGATATGTATTTTTGGCATAGAATGCAAACTTCCAGGGGATATTTCTATCCGTTCCACTCCGTTAGATCCTTTTTTCTGCTCATATCCCAACTCAACAATGGGGAAACTTGGACAGCACATGAACACTAGCAATACAACCATACATACATCTAAGCAAACAAAAACGACTACTAGGATAACACTTATAACAGTTAATTTGCACATGAACCTGACACAGCCTCCACGGATCCATCCACCAAGCCTTTCTCCTCAACACCATTGCATTCCTCCTTGCCCTCTTCCACCTCCTCGGGTTCCTCATCCAGCTTTTCCTTCTCCCCCTCCAGCTCTTCAGGTGCGTCCTCCTCGCTGGGCTTCAACACCACCAGGGGCTCCATCAACGCCGCCTCCATCCCATACGCAGCCTCCACCTCCCCCGCATccacttcctcttcctcctcatcttccGCCTGCTCGTCAGGATCCTCCTCAGGCTCCACCTCACCGTTCTCCTCAACTGCAGCAGTAACCCCCACATTCATCTTCTCGCCCTCTTCGACCGCTGCTCCAACATCGGCCGCCGCTGGGGTTTCTCCCTCCGTCACGTTGGGCGCCGGAGAGGTACCATCGTCGGTGGCGGATGCAGTCATCCCGCCGTGGTGAAGCTAGGGTTTCTGATTCCACGGCGAGGGTGCGGGATTGGAGACAAGGGGAGGACAAAGGTTCGGACCTTGAAGATGGGCTGAATTTCCTTCTAAGGCTGAATTTTACTTCTATGGCTGGACTTCCGTATATATTTGAGCCAATTCCTGTATGGCATCATAATTTGTGTTACGCCCGTTTGGATTAGCATTTCAGCTTTTGGATTCTCAAAAGCTGGATTTTGAGATAATTTCCAAAAACTTTTGGGTAGAATACGAAGAGATTATTTGGATCCATAGATTCTAAAAGTTAGATTCTATCTTCTCTCTCATTTGGTCATCAAAATCTAAGTAAAAGCCAGCTAACTTCAGGTCCTGGGATTTTGAGAATTTAGCTTCTGAATCCCACCCGGATTCTAGAAGCTGGATTCTTAGAATCCGGTCGAATCCAAACAAGGTGTGCcataaaaaatatttacttCCCTTGTGTGCTATAAATGAAATTTTCAATACTGTAAATGCCATTGCAGTCAGCTTATGTTAATTTGTAACACAACTACACAACTGGATAGGTACTTCCACCCTGGGCAATGTCAATTTTGCCCCTCGCTAGAGAGAGATAGGAGGCGGATAAGTGCCGGTGTGGTGGTGGAACTACGCGGCCGAGGCTGGACGACCTTGAGGTTACGGGCACGCTGTCAGGGCCGCACCAGATACAGCCTAGACGTGCGCGCCGCTAGGGGCATGGCGAGCGTGGCGGGGCTAGTGATATGGTGCAGGTGCAGCGGCCGAGCAGAAAAACTTGAGTGGGGGACCTCAAGAACTGATGGCAGCATCGAccgacttttttttattttggcccttttcgtgaaaaattttcacaaataagctcctggcgaaaccaattccaaaaatgaacccttagcttggcgcaaGGATGCGCCATggtataacgtcttggcgccaaggtccccccaccgcgcctccgacgtggcgcggaggcttggcgccaagatctatggcgccaagccttggtgccagcctccctggcgccaagcctcttAACACAGCACCGGGATTCCTTTCCTTTTGCGCGTCAGTTTGCATTCGTCATTTCAaatcgcgccgccgccactctcggagaccgccgccgtcgccgccgccctcggagaccgccgccgccgccgccgcctcggagTCCGCCATCGCCACCCGgaggccggccgcccccgcccggcgcccgcccgcccgcccgaaggccccgcgcccgcgcccggcagAATGCCGC encodes the following:
- the LOC101777841 gene encoding heterogeneous nuclear ribonucleoprotein Q, which encodes MTASATDDGTSPAPNVTEGETPAAADVGAAVEEGEKMNVGVTAAVEENGEVEPEEDPDEQAEDEEEEEVDAGEVEAAYGMEAALMEPLVVLKPSEEDAPEELEGEKEKLDEEPEEVEEGKEECNGVEEKGLVDGSVEAVSDMNEVSKQEHGKCGNTNKDKVVDQSSNVSDSGRSKSDDAQNYELAGGLEIFVDGLPKDCVEEDIAMVFSQCGEVKSVRIIKNSSTEKSKDIAFVCYASIEAAKKALVEFKEGIEVKGEKVRVSACQDNSTLYLGNICKGWTKDQVLTTLKSIGIQECKITFPTYKGGCRGFAFLKFASHYYARAAFRRLMKPDAIFGTDRSAKVSFYQTTIKPSENVIEAKKVYLEYVPLSWDEDKVKECCQQYGKILKVDLFQISKNMESETFSFVEFSSSKSALACVEGINNTKIVDGGFKLSACLARPKSGLKVNSSAASEGATTSKKEKGHTGKAVIDTGSPHKLPKGNKNNLTSRTKEVLGKMNSPSKLSNDYDLKLTTQGAAEVLQTSKPSEGNRDVGKNRNASVNQKPSKKARNNCNADESQQTYQGAAEQISNSSKRKRKSRRNKNIYINERPLKKAHNNSNVDRSSRSKAYASDLEPHAGFIPPTSRVHSNHAYDQRRTAEYDIHPIDRHPYARETAASRSAYSGYTSHAGYEAGYTYVYPPPPPPSGSYYRGNGSYIPRRGDY